Sequence from the Alkalibaculum bacchi genome:
AATATAGTAAACGTTTTCAAGATATATTTTTTAAAAAATTATAATTATGGAAAAATTAAAATAACTGTTGACATAAAAATAAGGTGGCTCTATAATAAAGTTGTGTAATCGATTACTCAAAAGGATGAATGCATATGGGTACAGAAAAAATATCTATGAAGAAAATATCAGAGGAAGCAGGTGTATCTGTTGCTACCGTTTCTAGAGTAATTAATCAAAATGGTCGATTCTCTAAAGAAACAGAGGAAAAAGTATTACGTGTTATTAAAAAATACGATTATAGACCTAATTTACTTGCTAAAGGATTGAGGACAAAGAATAGCAAATCTATAGGAGTCATTGTTCCTGATATTACTAATGAATTCTTCGCTAGGATATTTAGAGAATTAGAGACGAGATTGTTTCAAAAAGGATATACGGTTATTCTTTGTAATTCAGGAGAAGACCCTCACATAGAAGACATTTATTATCAACACTTACTTACAAAAGGTGTAGTAGGAGTCATTTATCTTTCAGGAAAAAATGATAGAAGAGCAATTGATTCACCAATTCCCGTGGTGTACATAGACCGTGCCTTAAATTTTGAAACCAGGGGTGTCTTTATAGAATCCGATAGTATTCAAGGGGGATATCTAGCTACAAAAGAGTTATTAGATAATCAGTGCAAAAGAATTTTACTAGTACGAGATAAAAGAATTATTACACCTCCAGAACATCGTCAAAAAGGTTATGAAAAAGCTCTAATAGAGGCAAATATTAAAGTAGATCCGCAACTTATTGTTAAAGCAGATGTTGGGTATGAATCCGGGAAAGAAGCTATTAAAAAAGCAGTCAATTGCAATTTAAGATTTGATGGTGTGTTTGCAACTACAGATTGGTTGGCCCTGGGGGTAATTGATGGACTTAGAGAATTGAGTTATAGAATTCCAGAGGATATAAAAGTAATTGGTTTTGACAATATCTCAATTTCAAGGTTTTCATATTTACCTTTTTCTACCATACATCAAGATATACCTAAAATATCCGAGGCTGCTGTTAATGTCATGCTAAAGTTAATAAAAGACCAAGAGGTACCAGATAAGCATATAGTCATACCTGTCAAATTGATTAAAAGAGAAAGTGTATAGATTTCGTTATTGGCTAGTGTGTATTCTGTTTCAAATCTAAATCTTAGGATTTGTACAATCGTTTAATTTATTGATATAACTACTTAAGGATTTACTCTTTAAGTATTTATATATAAATAAAAGGGGAGGAAAGAAAATGAAAAAGAAAACCAGTACAAAACTAACCATCCTAGTCTTAGCGCTAATGCTGATGATATCCTTTACAGCATGTAGTAAAGACGCAGAGACAGCAACTACTGAGCCTGAGGAGCAAGCTGAAATTGCCATAATCTTAAAAACCCTATCGAATGATTTTTGGGCACAAATGAAAGATGGTATCGAAGCTGAAGCAGAAAAATTAGGTATTAAGGTTGATGTTTATGCTGCTCAATCAGAAGATGACTTACAAGGGCAATTAGATTTATTTGAAACTGCTATTTCTAAAAAATACAAAGCTATTGGTATTGCACCATTATCACCAGCGAACTTAAATACTGCAATTGTAAAAGCTAATGAAGCAGGCATTTATGTTGGTAATATTGATGAACAAGTTGATATTGATCAATTACAGGGCTTAGGTGGAAGCCTCTTATTCTTCGTAACTACGGATAATGTAGCTGTTGGGGAAAAAGGAGCAGGATACATAATAGAGCAAAATTCTGATGGCGGTAAGGTAGCTATCATTGAAGGAAAAGCAGGTAATGCAACAGGTAATGACCGTAAAGTAGGTGCAACAAAAGCTTTTGAAGGTGCTGAAGGATTTGAAGTGGTAGCAAGTCAACCGGCAGATTGGGATCGTACGAAAGCATTAGATGTAGCTGCTAATCTTATTAGCAAATACCCAGACTTAGTAGGTATTTACTGTGCAAATGATACTATGGCTTTAGGTGCGCAACAAGCTGTTGTAAATGCAAACAAAAAAGACCAAATTATTGTAGTAGGTACTGATGGAGCAAGTGAAGCAGTAGATGCAGTTAAGGCAGGTAATCTCGCTGCAACCGTTGCACAAGACTCAGCTGAAGTTGGTGCAGAAGCCTTAAGACAATTAGTTCAAGCTCTTAAAGACAAGCCAGCTATTGACCCTCAAGTGATTCCAGAAAAAACTCCAGTTGATTCTAATTTAATCACAAAATAATAAGGATACAAAAGGATGAGATGCTATTTGCAAGGGTGAATACGCATCCATCCTTTTAATAACAGAACAAGAAAGGGATGGATGTATGCATACTTTAGTAGAGATGAAAAATATAACAAAAAAATTTCCTGGCGTTATTGCATTAAATAATATTAGTTTTACTATTGAAGCAGGTGAAGTGCATATCCTCCTAGGTGAAAATGGTGCAGGTAAATCAACTCTCATGAAAATACTTAGTGGAGTTTACGAGCCTACTGAAGGAGAAATAATTATTGAAGGCAAATCTTTTAATAGGCTAACTCCTAAAGAGTCCCTAGCAAATGGCATAAGCATAATTTATCAGGAATTAAGCGTAATTGGAGAACTTACCATTTATGAAAATATATTCTTAGGTAAATTAGCTACAAAAAAGGTATTGAACATTGATATTGTAGATTACGATTATATGAAAAAGCGAACTAAAGAAGTCCTAGAGCAATTAGGCTTAAAAAAAGATCCTGAAACATTGGTTAAAGATTTGAGTATATCGGAAAAACAAATTGTTGAAATCGCAAAAGCAATAGCCTTTAATGCAAAGGTAATCATTATGGATGAACCAACATCATCTTTAACAAATGAAGAAGTAGATCGACTATTTATTATTATAAGAAAATTAAAATCAGAAGGAAAAGGAATCGTCTACATATCCCACAAGATGAATGAACTAAAGCAAATTGGTGACCGAGTATCTGTATTGAAAGATGGTACTTATGTAGGAGTACGAGATGTACATAAAATAGAAATTGATGAGTTAATAAAAATGATGGTAGGAAGAGAAGTTAAAGACTCTTATGTAAGTAAAAGACCTAGATGTGAATTAATGTCAAATAAAATATTTGAAGCAAAAAACATTACGAGAAAAGATAAAAAAATTAAAGATATTTCTTTTGAAGTATATGAAGGCGAAGTATTAGGTTTTGCAGGTTTAGTAGGTTCTGGAAGAACAGAACTCATGGAGGCAATCTTTGGAATAGCTCCTATCGAAGCAGGTGAAATCTATCTTAAAAATAAGAAAATCGATAATAAAGGATCCTTCAAAGCAATTAAACAGGGTATCGGATTATTGACAGAGAATAGAAGAGAAACAGGATTCTTTCATAATTTTAGTATAGAGCAAAATGTTACTTTTATTAAAAATATTAAAAATGCTGGTTTGGGTGGCGTTTCTGGTTTACTAGATAACAAGGATGATTACAAGGATGCAGAAGAACAAAAAGAAACATTTAATATAAAATGTAGATCAGTAAAGCAAAATATTACGGATTTATCTGGTGGAAATCAACAAAAAGTAATTATTGGAAAATGGATTGCATCTAAAGCAGAAATGCTCATTTTTGATGAACCAACGAAAGGTATCGATATTGGAAGCAAATCTGAAATATATCGTATTATGAGAAACCTTGCAGATAATGGAAAAGCTGTAGTAATGGTATCATCTGAATTGCCAGAACTTCTTTCTGTATGTGATCGAATTGCAGTGTTTTGCAATGGCGAAATAAAGACAATATTTACTTCTGATGAAGCGTCAGAAGAAGTTATTTTAAAAGCAGCAACAGGAAACGATTAGGAGGAAAGCAGATGTCAAAAAAGATGAATTTAAGTCAATTGTGGGAAAACTATGGTACATTTATTATTCTTTTAGCCATGGTTGCCATATTTGGAATCATATCGCCAGATAGTTTCTTTAATAAAGAAAATTTTATTCAAATATTACTACAGAGTTCTGTAACCATATTAATTGCATGTGGAGAATTTTTCGCCATACTAATTGCAGGAATCGATCTATCTGTAGGTTCTATTTTGGCTCTAAGTGGTATGGTAACAGGTAAACTTTTAGTTGCAGGAATTAGCCCAATTATTTCAATTTTACTTGGTGGGATCTTGCTTGGCGCAGTACTAGGTGCAATTAATGGTACTTTAGTCAATGTGACAAAATTGCATCCATTCATTATTACACTTGGTACCAACTCAATTTATAGAGGGTTTACCCTTATTATTTCGGATGCAAGGCCAATATTTGGATTTGATACAGCTTTCTCTAGCATGGTTTCTGGATGGCTCTGGGTTATTCCCAAGCCGGTAATTATTGCCGTTGTAGTAGCTTTAATTCTTACATTTATAACAAATAAAACGAAATTAGGTAGAAATATATATGCCATGGGAGGAAATAAAGAAGCAGCATGGTATTCAGGAATCAATGTGAATATGCATACTCTAATCGTATTTATTATCTCAGGTGTATGTGCCGGTATCGCAGGTGTTGTGTTAACAGCAAGACTTGGCTCTGCTGAACCATTAGCAGCTACAGGATATGAGACATTTGCTATCGCTTCTGCTATTATTGGTGGAACTAGTTTCTTTGGCGGAAAAGGTGTGGTTTTAAAAGTACTTGTCGGGGGTATCATTATTGGTACTATTAGCAATGGTTTAAATATGCTTGCTGTTCCTACCTATTATCAGCAAATCGTCATGGGTGCTTTAATAATAGGGGCAGTTACTCTTGAAAGAGTATTTGGAGCTACTGTAAAGGGTAAATAAATAATAAAAGAAAGTTTTATTAAATTTCGTTATAGAAGTTAATGGTCCGTATAATAAAAAGGCATCTAAGAGATTACATAATAATGGAGCTGAGCTCTAAGTAATAGGATTAACAGGTTTATTCGGTCTAGATTCTGATTTAGACAAGGCATATGATATGATGCTCCATGATTTTAAGGAGAAGACCATCAGGCATAAGGAGGATACAATGAAGGAAAATGGTCTGATTATCGGCTTAGATATTGGTGGAACCAATGTAAGAATAGGGATGGTAAATAAATCAAAAGTAGTTGAAGAATTCGAAATAATTAAAAGCAAAGAGATATTTCATGACAAACCTATTGAAAATTTATCATGCTTTATAGAAGATTATAGAAGAAGAAAAGGTAAAAACAAGAATATTCTTGCAGTCTCACTAGGCTTTCCTTCCACAATAGATAGAACAAGAAAAATCGTCCTATCTACCCCTAATCTAACAGGAATGAACAATCTGAATGTAGTTGAGGAGCTACAAGAGAGTTTAGAGCTTCCGATATTTTTAGAACGAGATGTGAACTTACTTATTCAATATGATATGTACATGAATAAGATTCATCCTGAGAGCACTGTTTTAGGTTTTTACATTGGTACTGGGCTTGGAAATGCAATAGTAATTAAGGGCAGAATATATAATGGAAAGAATGGTTGTGCTGGAGAGCTAGGACATATCCCCATTATGAATAATACAATACCATGCGGTTGTGGCAATAAAGGTTGTATGGAATTGTTTTCATCAGGAAAGTATTTACAGATTATAAGAGAAGAATTTTTTCCAGAAACAAGTTTAGATAAAATATTTGTCAAACATTCCCAAGATCCTAAAATAGTAGAGTATGTAGAATATTTATCTATTCCAATTGCTACAGAAATTAGTATACTAGATCCAGATTATGTTATTTTAGGGGGAGGAGTTTTACAAATGGAAGGATTTCCTTTCCATAAATTAGAGTCAAATATTTTGAGTCATACTCGAAAGCCTTTCCCCGCAGATAATCTAGCATTTCACTATGCGAGAGCTCATCAAGAGAACGGAGTAATTGGGGCTGGAATATATGGTTTTTCATGCTTAAAGGAAGGAAGAAGATAATGATAGCATTAGGTAGTGATCACGTAGGCGTAGACTTAAAAAAAGAAATTATAAAACATTTAGAAGAAAGAGGAATTCCGTATAAAGATTATGGCCCTTTTGATACAGAGCGAACAGACTATACTATATATGCTGTAAAGGTAGCAGAAGCGGTTTTATCAGGAGAATGCGATAAGGGCATTCTTATTTGTGGAACTGGAGTAGGAATTTCTATAGCAGCAAATAAGGTACATGGAATCCGAGCCGTCGTTTGTAGCGATTGTTATTCAGCGAAATTATCTAAAGAGCATAATAATACGAATATTTTAGCAATGGGAGCAAGAGTAGTAGGAATTGATTTAGCAAAACTCATAGTAGACTCATGGTTAGACGCTAAATTTGAAGGTGGAAGGCATGAAAAGAGAATAGAGCAAATAACACAAATTGAAGAGAACACATTTCATCTTTAAGCAAGGTGCCCTTAATATCATTATTACAGGGCACTTTTTATAGATTCAAGTAAACAATTATTAAACTATTGTTAAACTAGGGTTTAATGAGTCTAAGGCGTTTTCCTGCTGTTAGATAATAATTAGTTCTGTAAAATTAGAAATAGTAGATTTATTGTCGTTCGGAATATTATCATCTGTTATTACAAGATCTATTTCACTCCAATCAGCTACTTGAACCAAAGAGCTTTTTTCGAATTTACTGTGATCTAAAAGTACTACAGATTTACGGCTTCTTAATATGAGCTCTTTTTTAATATCAATATCGAAAAAACTCGTAGTACAGATACCATCTCTATGGAGTACGCCACTAGAACCTAAAAAACATACATCCATTGCAAAGGTTTGCAATGCGTTTTTAGCAAGTTCTCCTCTAAAACACATATCATGGGGGTGGTATTCTCCGCCTGTGCATATCAAAGTATTCTTACTAGAAATCAGTTCTTGAGTAGCTGGAAATGAATTTGTAATAAATATATTGTTACTCATTTTAGCATATAAGCTTGCAAGAACAGTAATAGTACTGCCAATATCTAGGCCGATGATGTTGTCCTTTAGATTAAATAACTCTATTGCTTTAGTAGCCAGTTTCAACTTTAAATCATAATTTTCCGTCTTCCTTATTGAGACAGGAGAAATAATATCGCTTTCATTGGCAATTGCTCCTCCATGAACTTTTTTTAAAATCCCGTGTTCCTCTAAGTATGCGAAATCTTTACGAATTGTTTCGTCAGAAACCTTAAATAGTTTTATTGCATCAGCAATTCTTAACATTCCATTTTGATTTATTATTTCTACGATTTGATTTCTGCGTTCAACAATTTTGCGAGAAGTAATCAACTATTGTTCCCCCTTGTGTAGTGAAATGTGCGTGGTAATATAAATAATATCTTAATCATATCATATTTGTCAAAATTTAGACCCAAAAGTAATATAATCTGTTTGATGTTTCTTTATTAGTAATTCGTTTTTTCTTTGCTTTTTTACGGATGTGACAC
This genomic interval carries:
- the alsK gene encoding allose kinase; the encoded protein is MKENGLIIGLDIGGTNVRIGMVNKSKVVEEFEIIKSKEIFHDKPIENLSCFIEDYRRRKGKNKNILAVSLGFPSTIDRTRKIVLSTPNLTGMNNLNVVEELQESLELPIFLERDVNLLIQYDMYMNKIHPESTVLGFYIGTGLGNAIVIKGRIYNGKNGCAGELGHIPIMNNTIPCGCGNKGCMELFSSGKYLQIIREEFFPETSLDKIFVKHSQDPKIVEYVEYLSIPIATEISILDPDYVILGGGVLQMEGFPFHKLESNILSHTRKPFPADNLAFHYARAHQENGVIGAGIYGFSCLKEGRR
- a CDS encoding sugar ABC transporter ATP-binding protein; translated protein: MHTLVEMKNITKKFPGVIALNNISFTIEAGEVHILLGENGAGKSTLMKILSGVYEPTEGEIIIEGKSFNRLTPKESLANGISIIYQELSVIGELTIYENIFLGKLATKKVLNIDIVDYDYMKKRTKEVLEQLGLKKDPETLVKDLSISEKQIVEIAKAIAFNAKVIIMDEPTSSLTNEEVDRLFIIIRKLKSEGKGIVYISHKMNELKQIGDRVSVLKDGTYVGVRDVHKIEIDELIKMMVGREVKDSYVSKRPRCELMSNKIFEAKNITRKDKKIKDISFEVYEGEVLGFAGLVGSGRTELMEAIFGIAPIEAGEIYLKNKKIDNKGSFKAIKQGIGLLTENRRETGFFHNFSIEQNVTFIKNIKNAGLGGVSGLLDNKDDYKDAEEQKETFNIKCRSVKQNITDLSGGNQQKVIIGKWIASKAEMLIFDEPTKGIDIGSKSEIYRIMRNLADNGKAVVMVSSELPELLSVCDRIAVFCNGEIKTIFTSDEASEEVILKAATGND
- a CDS encoding DeoR/GlpR family DNA-binding transcription regulator; amino-acid sequence: MITSRKIVERRNQIVEIINQNGMLRIADAIKLFKVSDETIRKDFAYLEEHGILKKVHGGAIANESDIISPVSIRKTENYDLKLKLATKAIELFNLKDNIIGLDIGSTITVLASLYAKMSNNIFITNSFPATQELISSKNTLICTGGEYHPHDMCFRGELAKNALQTFAMDVCFLGSSGVLHRDGICTTSFFDIDIKKELILRSRKSVVLLDHSKFEKSSLVQVADWSEIDLVITDDNIPNDNKSTISNFTELIII
- the alsC gene encoding D-allose ABC transporter permease; amino-acid sequence: MSKKMNLSQLWENYGTFIILLAMVAIFGIISPDSFFNKENFIQILLQSSVTILIACGEFFAILIAGIDLSVGSILALSGMVTGKLLVAGISPIISILLGGILLGAVLGAINGTLVNVTKLHPFIITLGTNSIYRGFTLIISDARPIFGFDTAFSSMVSGWLWVIPKPVIIAVVVALILTFITNKTKLGRNIYAMGGNKEAAWYSGINVNMHTLIVFIISGVCAGIAGVVLTARLGSAEPLAATGYETFAIASAIIGGTSFFGGKGVVLKVLVGGIIIGTISNGLNMLAVPTYYQQIVMGALIIGAVTLERVFGATVKGK
- the rpiB gene encoding ribose 5-phosphate isomerase B, which encodes MMIALGSDHVGVDLKKEIIKHLEERGIPYKDYGPFDTERTDYTIYAVKVAEAVLSGECDKGILICGTGVGISIAANKVHGIRAVVCSDCYSAKLSKEHNNTNILAMGARVVGIDLAKLIVDSWLDAKFEGGRHEKRIEQITQIEENTFHL
- the alsB gene encoding D-allose transporter substrate-binding protein, producing MKKKTSTKLTILVLALMLMISFTACSKDAETATTEPEEQAEIAIILKTLSNDFWAQMKDGIEAEAEKLGIKVDVYAAQSEDDLQGQLDLFETAISKKYKAIGIAPLSPANLNTAIVKANEAGIYVGNIDEQVDIDQLQGLGGSLLFFVTTDNVAVGEKGAGYIIEQNSDGGKVAIIEGKAGNATGNDRKVGATKAFEGAEGFEVVASQPADWDRTKALDVAANLISKYPDLVGIYCANDTMALGAQQAVVNANKKDQIIVVGTDGASEAVDAVKAGNLAATVAQDSAEVGAEALRQLVQALKDKPAIDPQVIPEKTPVDSNLITK
- a CDS encoding LacI family DNA-binding transcriptional regulator; the protein is MGTEKISMKKISEEAGVSVATVSRVINQNGRFSKETEEKVLRVIKKYDYRPNLLAKGLRTKNSKSIGVIVPDITNEFFARIFRELETRLFQKGYTVILCNSGEDPHIEDIYYQHLLTKGVVGVIYLSGKNDRRAIDSPIPVVYIDRALNFETRGVFIESDSIQGGYLATKELLDNQCKRILLVRDKRIITPPEHRQKGYEKALIEANIKVDPQLIVKADVGYESGKEAIKKAVNCNLRFDGVFATTDWLALGVIDGLRELSYRIPEDIKVIGFDNISISRFSYLPFSTIHQDIPKISEAAVNVMLKLIKDQEVPDKHIVIPVKLIKRESV